From the Rhodoferax mekongensis genome, one window contains:
- the dbpA gene encoding ATP-dependent RNA helicase DbpA produces MTAFSTLPLAPATLANLQQLGFDAMTPIQAASLPVALAGKDLIAQAKTGSGKTAAFALPLLAKLNPRWFAVQAMVLCPTRELADQVTVEIRRLARAQDNIKVVTLCGGVATRGQRASLENGAHIVVGTPGRIMDLLEREYLTLEGLNTLVLDEADRMLDMGFFEDIVTVARQCPKERQTLLFSATYPEGIEKLAKQFMQDPQQIKVEAPVADNTIEQRFFEVDRESRFSAVSSILNHFRPISTIAFCNTKQQCNELVDTLVADGFVAQALHGDLDQRERDQVLAQFANRSCSVLVATDVASRGLDVKELDIVINVDITPDPEVHVHRIGRTGRAGEKGLALSLASMREMGAVGKIEQYQNAPSVWHKLDELTPNGTGRLLPPMVTVQIAGGRKEKIRPGDVLGALTNDEGGPAFTREQIGKIQVTEFCTFVGVARDVAQAACNKLNAGRVKGKSVRARLL; encoded by the coding sequence ATGACAGCTTTCTCCACCCTTCCCCTCGCACCTGCCACGCTGGCCAACCTGCAACAGTTGGGCTTTGATGCCATGACACCCATCCAGGCCGCCAGCCTGCCCGTGGCCCTGGCCGGCAAAGACCTGATTGCCCAGGCCAAAACCGGCAGCGGTAAGACGGCCGCCTTTGCCTTGCCCCTGCTGGCCAAGCTCAACCCCCGCTGGTTTGCAGTGCAAGCCATGGTGCTGTGCCCCACCCGTGAGCTGGCCGACCAGGTGACGGTGGAAATCCGCCGCTTGGCCCGCGCGCAAGACAACATCAAGGTTGTGACCCTGTGCGGCGGCGTGGCCACCCGCGGCCAGCGCGCTTCGCTGGAAAACGGCGCGCACATTGTCGTGGGCACGCCCGGCCGCATCATGGACCTGCTGGAGCGCGAGTACCTCACGCTCGAAGGCCTGAACACCCTGGTGCTGGACGAAGCCGACCGCATGCTGGACATGGGCTTTTTTGAAGATATCGTGACCGTGGCACGCCAGTGCCCCAAAGAGCGCCAGACCCTGCTGTTTTCTGCCACCTACCCCGAAGGCATCGAAAAGCTGGCCAAGCAGTTCATGCAAGACCCGCAGCAAATCAAGGTGGAAGCCCCGGTGGCCGACAACACCATCGAGCAGCGCTTTTTTGAGGTGGATCGCGAGTCCCGCTTCAGCGCGGTTAGCAGCATCCTCAACCACTTCCGCCCGATCAGCACGATAGCCTTTTGCAACACCAAGCAGCAGTGCAACGAACTAGTGGACACGCTGGTGGCTGACGGATTTGTGGCCCAAGCCCTGCATGGCGACCTGGACCAGCGCGAGCGCGACCAGGTGCTGGCCCAATTTGCCAACCGCAGCTGCTCGGTGCTGGTGGCCACCGACGTGGCCTCCCGTGGGCTGGACGTGAAAGAGCTGGACATCGTCATCAACGTGGACATCACACCCGACCCGGAAGTGCATGTGCACCGCATCGGCCGCACCGGCCGCGCGGGCGAGAAAGGGCTGGCCCTGAGCCTGGCCAGCATGCGCGAGATGGGCGCGGTCGGCAAGATCGAGCAGTACCAGAACGCGCCCTCGGTGTGGCACAAGCTCGACGAGCTGACTCCGAACGGCACGGGCCGCTTGCTGCCCCCCATGGTCACCGTGCAGATTGCCGGCGGCCGCAAAGAAAAAATCCGTCCCGGCGACGTGCTGGGCGCGCTCACCAACGACGAGGGCGGCCCTGCCTTCACCCGTGAGCAGATCGGCAAGATCCAGGTCACCGAGTTCTGCACCTTTGTCGGTGTGGCGCGTGACGTGGCCCAGGCCGCATGCAACAAGCTCAATGCCGGCCGCGTCAAAGGCAAGAGTGTGCGAGCACGTTTGCTGTAA